GAATCCGCTGTGTTGACCCCCTGTCCGCCAGGGCCGGACGAGCGGGAAAATTTCACGACCAACTCGGCCTGCGGAATCACCACAGCCCCACGAATGACGAGGTCGTCTGCCATTCCATAAGCATGGAGCAGAACGCTGACAATTGAAAACCGCTAAAGTAATTGAGTACCTTCGCGGGCGTAGTTCAGTGGTAGAACACCAGCTTCCCAAGCTGGATATGCGGGTTCGATTCCCGTCGCCCGCTCCGCAGGAGAGGCCTTTCGAATCGGGAGGAACGTAGTGACGGATCCCGTCGCCCGCTCCGCAGGAGAGGCCTCGGCACGCTATTCGTCGCCAAGGAGTTCCGACAAATCGTTTGGCACATCAGCCATGCATTCACGCAACGCCCAGCTCGGGATGATTTCTAGCGCAGCTTCATTGGTTGCCTGAAGCACCACTGGTGCCTTGATGCCATCTTCAAAGGCTTGCCACCAACGTCCAGCACACACGGCCCAACGATCCCCCGGCTGTAACCCAGCGAAGCCAAACTGCGGCATAGGTGTTGAAAGATCATTACCGATGGATTTTTGATGCTCAAGAAATTCGGCCGAGACCACCGTGCATACGGTGTGCGAACCAATATCTTCCGGGCCTGTGTTGCAGTAGCCGTCACGATAAAACCCTGTGACCGGCTCGAGGCTGCACACTTCTAGTTCGTCTCCGAACACATTGCGCTGACTCATGATGTGAGTCTATGAATAAAGAAGGCGTTCCACAGGCACGACACTGCTTGCTGTTTCAGCGCTGTAAGGCTTGAGTGAATATCGGTGCGAGTTCCTTGGCCGCACCAATCGAGATATGCCCGTCATCGCGGTAGAGATAAGTCGTTCCTAATTGGGTCGTGCATGAATCCTGTGGGCAGAAATGATCACGTAGGTCCACCACCGTTGCGCCCGTTTTTTCACCGACGGCATCAATTGCTTCGCGGGCAGCTTGCTGATTCTGGTCCGCGAAACTGCGCGGCATCTGACTTCCAAGATTTGCTCCACTTGCAATCTGCAGCACAGAGAATTGATGTGGGTCCGATGCATAAGGTTTTGCAAAGTACGGAACATCTTGGATGAGCACTACTCGGTGGCCGCTTGCTTCAAGTTGCTCTACCGCAGAGGTCAACCCAGCCTGAAGGCTTGCACGCTTGGCAACAACGTCATTGGTGAGTGAATCTTTCGAGAGTCCCGCACTGAATACCTTGGAGTTCCAATACACACTGGAAGACGAGAGAATCACAGTTCCAGGTGGTTGTTGCTTGAGCCATGTCAAAGTTTTTTGCACAAACGCACGGCACCGGGATTTCGGTGCGGCAGTTGAATGTAAATACACGTCAAAAAATGGGCATGCATTCGCGGTAGCGATCGTCAGTGGATCGTTCAGTTCTCTCGTTGCAGCGATTACTGCCTCACTCAAATGATCTGCGTGCGAATCACCAATGAGATACACAGGTGTTCCAACGCCATTGGCATTCCACACACACTTCGTGGCTTTGCGGTCACTCGGTGCAATTGACTTGTTACAGCCTTCTGCGTTGCCGGCGTGCATTGGCTGAACTGTCGCTATGAATTGCTGCACTCTCGTGTTCCAAAATCCGTTGTCAGCCGCCGTCCACAAACCCAGGGCCAAGACAATTGGGGGCACCATTGTGCAAGTGATGATGACAGTCATCTTGCGCTTGGTGACATCACGAAGATTGCGAATCGGCTGCTCAAGCCATTGATACGACATTAATGAGGGAATGAGAGATGCGGCGGCGGCAAGCACCGCAATGCCTGGCGTGGTTGGCCAAAGTATCAATGCGAAAACAATGAACGGCCAGTGCCAGAGGTACAGGGAATAAGAAATATTGCCGACATGAACGAAAGGTGAGCGCCCAAGGAAACGACTCACGGCATTGGATTCTGCATAACCGGCAACAAGTAAACACATGGTGCTGACAACCGGAAGAAGCGTAAGTGGCCCTGGCCAGATTGTTTGGTCATTCACAAGGTAAAGCGAAAGCGCAAGCCCCGCGATGCCAAGTGCACCGAGAACGAAACCGATGCGTTTGGAAATTATTGGTTCGATTCTGAACGCGAAGAGAGCCAACACGGCACCGGCAGCAAACTCCCATGCACGACTTGTTGGTCCGTAGAAACCGCTCAGCCAACTTGGTAGCAAAGGAATGGTGTGGCCCGCAGCCTCAAGCATGGCAATTGCGAACGACACCACTCCGACAATTCCCACCAACACATAGGGCATAAACCGCGTCGCCCGATTGCGCGCCATCTTCCATCCAAGGAAAAGAACGAGCGGAAAAATCAAATAAAACTGCTCTTCAACGGAAAGTGACCAAGTATTCAAGAGTGGATTCGCTGCTGCGGGAGCGTCGAAATAGCCACCTGTGGTGTTGGCAATCACGATGTTGGCGCTCAATAGCAAGGCACCTATACCCGTTTGGGCTGCGACTTGCTGATCGCCCATGGGCGAAGCGATGAATACAGACAACAGCACAACACCAATGACGAGCAGTGCAAGTGCTGGAGTTAAGCGACGAAATCTGCGTGCATAAAACGTCGAAAACCGGATGGTTTGATTCTTTGCCCATTCCCGGCCAAGCATGGCCGTTATCACAAAACCAGAAATGACGAAGAACACATCAACGCCAAGAAAACCCCCCGGCATGGGAAGACCAGCATGAAAAGCCACGACGGTACCCACCGCAATCGCGCGCAGGCCCTGGATGTCATCGCGGCGATTTTGCTGGGATGAGCGTAAGGATTCAGCTTGGCTGCTCTGTGCCATTGAACCCTCCAGAATTAGCTCACCGCGGTGGCGAATCGGAAGTCTATGGGGCCTCTTAGGCCACATGGACGAGAGCAACACCACCCACGAGCGGTCCGCCGGTGCCGTAAACCTGCCGTATTCTTCATTACCTATCTGTAGGACAGTCCTTCACCTTCCCCTGGAGCGCAATCTTGACCGAAGTACACGGCCGAAAGCGGATCGAACTCACGACTGCCACCTTGGTCACCATCGGCGTTGTCTTGGCTGTGTTTGCGTTGATCTTGATGGGCACGACAAAGGCCGCACGTGCGGGTGAGGCCGGACCAGACGCCACTCCGACAATTGGTTCCAGCACCGATGCAACGTCAGCACCTGTGATTGCGCCAGCAGAGGGATCGCTGTCTGACATCAAGAATGTCGTCATGATTTTGGCTGACGACTTGGACTGGCCGACATTTGATGAAGTGCCACGATTGGCTGCATTGAAGAAAGAAGGCACAACGCTTTCAAATTTCGTCGTAACCAATTCACTGTGCTGCCCATCTCGCACCTCCTTCATGCGTGCGCAATATGTCCATAACCACCGAGTCATCTCAAATATCCCGGCGACCGGCGGCGGTTGGGAAAAATTTCAAGCACGAGGTCTAGAAGATGACTGCCTACCAACGTGGTTACAAAAGTCTGACGTTGAGACAGCCCTGATAGGTAAGTACCTCAATGGCTTTCCGAATAACACCCCAACACCAACGTATATCCCGCCAGGCTACGACTACTTCGTAACCTCAACATCAAAGAATCAGGCTTACCAAGGATTCGATTACACCTTGAACGAGAATGGCACACTCAAGGATTACGGGCATAAACCAGCGGACTATATGAATGCCGTGCTCGTCCGAAATGCCAAGAACTACCTGAAAACCGTGAAGGCCCCATTCTTTTTGGAATTCTCTTCATACAACCCGCATACCCCCGCACCCTTTGATGCTAAGTACGCAACTGCGTATTCCACGGGAACGGTTCCACGAACACCTTCCTTCAACTCACCAGGCACCAATGAGGTGGGCTGGCTGGCCTCACATGATGTGCTGAATTCCAAGCGAGTCAATAATTTAGATCGGCTTTGGCAGAACCGACTTCGATCAACAGAATCAATTGCTGATACGTATGTGGCCCTGAAGGCTCAACTGGAGGCCACGGGTCACGCTGATGACACGTTAATCATCGTTACTTCTGACAATGGCTACCACGCAGGAGTTCATCGACTGAAGACTGGGAAGCAAACAGCGTTCAAAGAAGACTCGGTTGTTCCTGCCATCTTTATTGGACCCGGCATTTCAAAGGGTGCCGTTATCTCTCAGGTCACATCAATGGTGGATCTAGGCCCAACGATCAGCTCAGTGTTTGGCGCTCGCACACCTTCATATGTTGATGGGCGTGACCTTTCGCCTCTTCTGCGCGGAGAAAAGGATGTCTCCTGGCGTACGGCAACCTTGACTGAAAACCTCAGCCGCACGTTGCCCGGTGATCCCGATTACTCACCCGTAACTGCGCCACCATTTCATGCGCTACGAAGTGAGCACTGGCTCTATATTGAGTACCGCAACAACGATGTTGAGCTATACGACCTCAAGTCGGACCCATTCGAAATGCACAACGTGCAAGCATCGACAAATCCAGCGATCGTGGCTCAATTACATGCGCAGTTACAAGCAATGATTCATTGCAAAGCAGCGACCTGCCGCATTGCCGATGCGATGCCGAACGGGACATCAATCTTGCCATTTCCTCAGGTAACCGGTGAACCAACGCCAACACCTTCGGTTTCCGCTACTGCGACACCAACGCCAACTACTTCTGCAACATCACTCGTTCAATAACTTGTTGCGCTGCAGTTCCCTGATCAAACTCACAAAAACGAGCACGAAACGCTCGTAGTCGTTCATTGCTTTCAGAAGAACTAAAGGTTTCATCCTTGAAAATCGCATTGATCTGGGCTTGATTCGTTGCAACAGCGCCAGGAGGAGTGGCCAGGAGATCAAAGTATGTTCCTCGCGCATCACCGTACGCTTCCCAATCATCAGCAAAGATCACGATTGGTCGATTAAGCACCGCGTAGTCGAACATCACAGACGAATAGTCAGTGATAAGTACATCAGCAGCCAGGTAGCAATCAGTGATCGATGGGAACGCTGACCCATCGATAACTCGACCTGTGCTGACGAGTTCTTTTACTTTGGGGCCCAAATTCGTGGTGTGGTGCGCGCGCAAGATAAAAACATAAGAGTCATCAACATTGTCGATGAGTTCTTCGAAGTTAATACGAAGGGAACTGTCGCCCTCGACATCTCGGTACGTAGGCGCATAGAGAACGACTTTCTGACTCGACTGAACTCCGATCCGATTTCGCGCAGTGGCAATCTCATCCGGACCAGCATTCACAAGCACGTCATTGCGCGGATAACCCACTTCAAGCCAGGTGTACTGACATGGGTAGGCATGGCCCCACATTTCGGTTGAGTATGCGTTGGAACTGATCGCGTAATCCCAATTATCGCTTCTGCGTAACAGGTCAGCAAACTCTTGGCGACTGCGCGAAGGATCAAGGGCTACTACTTGGTCACCCTTGCGAGGAGCTACCCGCTTTGGATCGATTGCCGAACTTGCCACTGCGTTGTTCATGACATCCAAACCGCAGTACTTCAATGGCGTGCCGTGCATTGTCTGTATGACTATTTGACCTGGCCGTTTCTTAAATGCACCGGGGAAATTCACATTGTTCACAAAGAATTTCGCACGAGCAAAGACAGCCCACTGCCTCAAAGTATTCGGCGCTACATGCTTCACGCCTGTCGGCAACTTTCCGACCTTGTCTTTCTCAATCACCCACACAGCAGTGAGATTCGGTGCATGCAGAGGCATCGCTTCATAAATTGCACGCGGATTACAACCATAACCAGTTCCCCAATATTCAGAGAACACCACAACATTTTTTTTGATGGGCAACATGCGGAAGAAGCCGTACCAAAGGCGCCCAACTGCACGGACTTTGCGCACAGTACGGCGAACTGGCCAGTAGATCTTGCCTAAGAAGCGACGGGTAGGTACGCGGCGCTCATCTACCCAGCTATACAACTTGAATGTCGTGTACGAGTTATTGCGAAAGAGTTTTCCTCGAATGTTGCTCGGAAGATTTTTACCGTGCTCATCGGAATTTTTTGGATAGTGCTTTCTGGATGATTCCGAGGCAGCCGCAAAGAAACGTTTCCGTTCTGACTTTGCAATCCGACCACGGTGACGAATGATGGTGACGTAGTGATTCACCATGATGTCGTACAAATGTTTACGCATTCCATCACTTACGTCTGCGCGGTCTGCTTCAACAAACACGCGGTCGTACTGCGCAAATACATCAAAATGCCGAGGACTAGGCGTCCCAAGAATGTTGCCGCCTGAGCGTCGCTGGCGATAAAGCAGCACCACGCGATTTAACGAAACAGCACGCTGCGCATTGAGGAGTACTGCGTACGTGTAAGAAATGTCTTCATAGAGACCTGCTGGAAATTGCACACCAAGTGCCTGCAAGAAATCTCTGCGATAAGCCTTGTTGCAAGCAATTGGAAGCAGATTGAATAAGCGTCGATGATCCTGAGGCCTAAATGATCCAACTGAAAGATTCGCTAGGAGTTCGGCGCCCCAGCTCACGGCTTCCTTGCCGTCCCACCACACGCGTGAGTAGTTGTAGATCAAAATTTCTGGGAGCTGATTTCGTTGAAGTTTTTCCGAAATCGCCTTGAGTGAACCTGGGGCAAATGTGTCATCCCCGTCAAGGAACAAGATGTAGTCACCGTGAGCGGCTTCCACGCCTGTGTTACGCGCCTGACCAAGACCAACGTTCTTGTCCAAGTGAAGAACACGCACCCGTGAATCCGCGCGCGCAAGGTCATCTGCAATCTGACCACTGTGGTCTGGCGTGCAGTCATCAACGATGACGACCTCAAAATCTTCGAAGTCCTGCTCAAGCACAGATTCCACTGCAGCGCGCAGGTATGACTGCACGTTGTAGACCGGAACGATGATGGAGAAGAACGCCATAGGTGATGAGAATAGGCGGTGTCTTTGCGACTCTCCCACGCACGAAACTTTGGGGAGGAAAAAAGCCGCGCTGTAGTAGGGTCAACAGGTGAATTCAGGCGGCTCAGATTGCTTAAATCCCGTTCTCGTTGGTGGTACCGGCCGTAGCGGCTCAACCATCACAGGTCAGCTCCTTGGGCAGCATCCCGATCTCTTTTTGACGGATCCCCCTGAGATCCGTTTTCTGGCCAATGACCACGGCGTTGCCGAGGCGCTCACCATGACGCGTGGTGGCTGGATGTCCCGCCGAAAAGCTAATTCTGAGGCCAAATTCTGCCTAGAACGCACGAAAACGCTTTGGTTCTGGCGAGCGGCCAAGATTGGTCTGCATACCTCCATTTCTATTGAAGAAGTCGATGCACTGGGCAAGTCCTACCTCGATGATTTTGGGCGCGATCCGGTAGCAGCTTCACGGACTTTCACTTACGCGATCATGCGCAAGGTGGCAGCCAAGGCAGAAGGCCGCCGCTGGGTGGACACCACTCCCGCAAATTCGCGAATCTCAGAGCAAATCGAACCCATCTATCCCGATTCACAGGTCATTTCAATGATCCGCGACGGTCGAGATGTTGCTGCATCCTTCGTTGCACAAACCTTTGGCCCAAACGAAATCTTTGCTTCACTTCGTCAGTGGGAAAAACGTTCATTGCTGATCCATCAGGCGACCTTGGCCAGTCGACCAGGTCGCTGCATCATCGTTGACATGCTTGACCTTGTTGATCGAGATCGCGATAACACTCTGCAACTCATCTGTGACTTCATTGATGTTCCTGTTGACCCAGGCATGAAGGCCTGGTTTAACGAGACAGTTAATGCCCAGAATGCGAATGTGGGCCGCTGGCGTACACAGTTTGATGCAGAAACCACGAAGGAAATCGACCGGGTCTACGGGGAAATGGTTGAACGTCTTCGGGCTCAAGGCGTTCAGATTCCGCTTGAGTCATAGACTGCCTAGGTCATGAGCTCTCCAACTCCCGCGGAAACGCGCCCGGTTCAGGTTTTCCTGCCACACCGCGCAGGTTTGCCTCGCTTGGCGCCATATTTCAAGAACCTTTGGAATCGTCGCCACTTTGCAGTTGAGTTGTCACGGGCCTCGATGCGTTCGGCCCACACCAATACCTTTTTTGGACAGTTCTGGTTAGTTATCGGTCCCGCACTTAACGCCGGCGTGTATTTCCTACTTGTCAGTGTGATTCGTGGCGGCAATGCCGGCCCGAATTTCTTTATGCACTTACTCGCTGGCCTTTTTGCCTTTAACTTCATTCAGGCAGTGATGTCTAACGGCGCTACCTCGGTAACCAAGGGTGGCAATTTGGTGTTGAACACTGCTTTCCCACTCCTGCTGCTTCCCTTTTCGGCATTGCGAACCGCATTCTTCAGGTTTGTCCCGTCACTCATCATTTTGCTTGCCTTCTTCATTTACTTTGACTACTTCGGCACGCACTCACAAGCATGCGATGCCGTAACCGGAGTTTGCGAAGAACTCAACACGATTCATTTCACGCCAATTATGTTCATGGCGATTCCAGCGTTGTTGCTGATCTTCATTTTCGCAGCCGGCCTATCTGCACTGATGGCATCCGTGCAGATTTATTTCCGCGACACCACACAGCTGCTCCCATACGCAACTCGCATCTGGTTGTACCTGTCTCCCGTGCTCTACTACGCAGACCAGATGAAGCCTTGGATGCTGAAACTGGAAATTTTGAATCCGCTGTACCCACTGCTCGGTATTTGGAGTCAGACGTTGGTGGAAGGCACTATTCCGCCGTTGTCTTGGTGGCTGGGATCTGCAGCTTGGGCATTCGCGTCATTGTTCATCGGCGTATTCTTCTTTATGT
The window above is part of the Candidatus Nanopelagicales bacterium genome. Proteins encoded here:
- a CDS encoding sulfatase, whose translation is MTEVHGRKRIELTTATLVTIGVVLAVFALILMGTTKAARAGEAGPDATPTIGSSTDATSAPVIAPAEGSLSDIKNVVMILADDLDWPTFDEVPRLAALKKEGTTLSNFVVTNSLCCPSRTSFMRAQYVHNHRVISNIPATGGGWEKFQARGLEDDCLPTWLQKSDVETALIGKYLNGFPNNTPTPTYIPPGYDYFVTSTSKNQAYQGFDYTLNENGTLKDYGHKPADYMNAVLVRNAKNYLKTVKAPFFLEFSSYNPHTPAPFDAKYATAYSTGTVPRTPSFNSPGTNEVGWLASHDVLNSKRVNNLDRLWQNRLRSTESIADTYVALKAQLEATGHADDTLIIVTSDNGYHAGVHRLKTGKQTAFKEDSVVPAIFIGPGISKGAVISQVTSMVDLGPTISSVFGARTPSYVDGRDLSPLLRGEKDVSWRTATLTENLSRTLPGDPDYSPVTAPPFHALRSEHWLYIEYRNNDVELYDLKSDPFEMHNVQASTNPAIVAQLHAQLQAMIHCKAATCRIADAMPNGTSILPFPQVTGEPTPTPSVSATATPTPTTSATSLVQ
- a CDS encoding ABC transporter permease translates to MSSPTPAETRPVQVFLPHRAGLPRLAPYFKNLWNRRHFAVELSRASMRSAHTNTFFGQFWLVIGPALNAGVYFLLVSVIRGGNAGPNFFMHLLAGLFAFNFIQAVMSNGATSVTKGGNLVLNTAFPLLLLPFSALRTAFFRFVPSLIILLAFFIYFDYFGTHSQACDAVTGVCEELNTIHFTPIMFMAIPALLLIFIFAAGLSALMASVQIYFRDTTQLLPYATRIWLYLSPVLYYADQMKPWMLKLEILNPLYPLLGIWSQTLVEGTIPPLSWWLGSAAWAFASLFIGVFFFMSREREFAVRI
- a CDS encoding acyltransferase family protein, whose translation is MAQSSQAESLRSSQQNRRDDIQGLRAIAVGTVVAFHAGLPMPGGFLGVDVFFVISGFVITAMLGREWAKNQTIRFSTFYARRFRRLTPALALLVIGVVLLSVFIASPMGDQQVAAQTGIGALLLSANIVIANTTGGYFDAPAAANPLLNTWSLSVEEQFYLIFPLVLFLGWKMARNRATRFMPYVLVGIVGVVSFAIAMLEAAGHTIPLLPSWLSGFYGPTSRAWEFAAGAVLALFAFRIEPIISKRIGFVLGALGIAGLALSLYLVNDQTIWPGPLTLLPVVSTMCLLVAGYAESNAVSRFLGRSPFVHVGNISYSLYLWHWPFIVFALILWPTTPGIAVLAAAASLIPSLMSYQWLEQPIRNLRDVTKRKMTVIITCTMVPPIVLALGLWTAADNGFWNTRVQQFIATVQPMHAGNAEGCNKSIAPSDRKATKCVWNANGVGTPVYLIGDSHADHLSEAVIAATRELNDPLTIATANACPFFDVYLHSTAAPKSRCRAFVQKTLTWLKQQPPGTVILSSSSVYWNSKVFSAGLSKDSLTNDVVAKRASLQAGLTSAVEQLEASGHRVVLIQDVPYFAKPYASDPHQFSVLQIASGANLGSQMPRSFADQNQQAAREAIDAVGEKTGATVVDLRDHFCPQDSCTTQLGTTYLYRDDGHISIGAAKELAPIFTQALQR
- a CDS encoding sulfotransferase, whose amino-acid sequence is MNSGGSDCLNPVLVGGTGRSGSTITGQLLGQHPDLFLTDPPEIRFLANDHGVAEALTMTRGGWMSRRKANSEAKFCLERTKTLWFWRAAKIGLHTSISIEEVDALGKSYLDDFGRDPVAASRTFTYAIMRKVAAKAEGRRWVDTTPANSRISEQIEPIYPDSQVISMIRDGRDVAASFVAQTFGPNEIFASLRQWEKRSLLIHQATLASRPGRCIIVDMLDLVDRDRDNTLQLICDFIDVPVDPGMKAWFNETVNAQNANVGRWRTQFDAETTKEIDRVYGEMVERLRAQGVQIPLES
- a CDS encoding bifunctional glycosyltransferase family 2 protein/CDP-glycerol:glycerophosphate glycerophosphotransferase, which encodes MAFFSIIVPVYNVQSYLRAAVESVLEQDFEDFEVVIVDDCTPDHSGQIADDLARADSRVRVLHLDKNVGLGQARNTGVEAAHGDYILFLDGDDTFAPGSLKAISEKLQRNQLPEILIYNYSRVWWDGKEAVSWGAELLANLSVGSFRPQDHRRLFNLLPIACNKAYRRDFLQALGVQFPAGLYEDISYTYAVLLNAQRAVSLNRVVLLYRQRRSGGNILGTPSPRHFDVFAQYDRVFVEADRADVSDGMRKHLYDIMVNHYVTIIRHRGRIAKSERKRFFAAASESSRKHYPKNSDEHGKNLPSNIRGKLFRNNSYTTFKLYSWVDERRVPTRRFLGKIYWPVRRTVRKVRAVGRLWYGFFRMLPIKKNVVVFSEYWGTGYGCNPRAIYEAMPLHAPNLTAVWVIEKDKVGKLPTGVKHVAPNTLRQWAVFARAKFFVNNVNFPGAFKKRPGQIVIQTMHGTPLKYCGLDVMNNAVASSAIDPKRVAPRKGDQVVALDPSRSRQEFADLLRRSDNWDYAISSNAYSTEMWGHAYPCQYTWLEVGYPRNDVLVNAGPDEIATARNRIGVQSSQKVVLYAPTYRDVEGDSSLRINFEELIDNVDDSYVFILRAHHTTNLGPKVKELVSTGRVIDGSAFPSITDCYLAADVLITDYSSVMFDYAVLNRPIVIFADDWEAYGDARGTYFDLLATPPGAVATNQAQINAIFKDETFSSSESNERLRAFRARFCEFDQGTAAQQVIERVMLQK
- a CDS encoding DUF2237 domain-containing protein, whose product is MSQRNVFGDELEVCSLEPVTGFYRDGYCNTGPEDIGSHTVCTVVSAEFLEHQKSIGNDLSTPMPQFGFAGLQPGDRWAVCAGRWWQAFEDGIKAPVVLQATNEAALEIIPSWALRECMADVPNDLSELLGDE